A stretch of the Candidatus Zixiibacteriota bacterium genome encodes the following:
- a CDS encoding crossover junction endodeoxyribonuclease RuvC, producing MRKSKFKILAVDPGTKHMGFAFFEGTELVDYGVKTIRQGSEAIILEHVEEIVTRLIREKAPHYFVLERNTFSQIKQNFRLTLAIAKMRHIAKKFGVLVYEYDPRTIRKEICNDGNASKIRVAQTIVSTFDELRVYLQSNRTWVLRYNLNLLDAVAVGITFIRQNISPVRSLRNWLLARQNG from the coding sequence ATGCGGAAAAGTAAATTCAAAATCCTAGCCGTCGATCCCGGCACGAAACACATGGGATTCGCCTTTTTTGAAGGTACGGAACTCGTTGACTACGGAGTCAAGACAATCAGGCAGGGTTCTGAGGCCATAATCCTCGAACATGTCGAGGAAATTGTAACCCGCCTGATAAGGGAAAAGGCTCCACACTATTTCGTCTTGGAGCGAAATACGTTCTCTCAAATCAAGCAGAATTTTCGCCTGACGCTCGCTATCGCGAAGATGAGGCATATCGCCAAGAAGTTTGGCGTTCTGGTGTACGAGTACGACCCCAGAACCATCAGAAAGGAAATATGCAACGACGGCAATGCGAGCAAAATCAGAGTCGCCCAGACAATCGTCAGCACCTTTGACGAGCTAAGAGTATATCTGCAGTCAAACAGGACTTGGGTATTGAGGTATAACCTCAACTTGCTCGACGCCGTTGCGGTCGGCATCACCTTTATCCGTCAGAACATCAGTCCCGTCCGCTCGCTCCGGAACTGGCTACTGGCTCGCCAGAATGGATAG
- a CDS encoding TrlF family AAA-like ATPase: protein MSNDHQFTFSRGSEWRKWDLHLHTPKSICQDYGGDTTSVWDAFINKIASLPPEVQVLGITDYLFVDGYEHLLTRRDEIPNIKLLIPNIEFRLNTFSGSANSHQRHNFHILFSPFVEVNDIKDQLLNCLSSGYKLDDNTEWRQTPTRRSLEDLGRQMKANAPVGNTIHQKSDLQVGFQNITYKLDDILKLLEKSCFTGKYVLGVGYSEWDQSRWDQSAAEKRNLINKSHFSMTCVDDPEKIEEHRDDLRSNSLNSLVLHASDSHNIDRVGKTLQWIKADPTFTGLKQVLNEPIARVFVGNTPPNYKPDHKVIKRIIVKTSSNWFDEDYSIDLNRDLVTIIGGRGSGKSALAEAIAYGAGSKDNRAEAFLNKAAKHKESITGTSIELEWADKSVTEFQVGKLDSDRGLVRYLPQGAVEELCSPQHVGELQDQIENVIFQSLEPGDKLGASGFAELQKKSLRQFALEKDRLVTKIRDINKDIAQITNLVKNQSTKQKLLDKKKTELEQLLKTLPTLPDEDKEAQDQLSDLEEQKSLIEDIIAEKQQLLVNVSEVESRVAVFQFAIDEFKEEIKTLLASAGMPRSKEFDVTLDARGVAGVIDERRKALNGEIETIRQGAKKDVASLVGIVEDNLLAKNLEELSTAIEKKAKETKAFETLKLKYQRQKKLIQTSNASIKSLELEIEAITKEQIPRKSILETERQTHYKSFFNVLSREKKKIEQLYKPLQDSLSHGSTTKRQLVFEATVRYDLSTHNRTGLDIIDRTRKGNYRDLPALRTKLETSWDNCTKQGSTDSALVERLTDIEDSFKKMDGDDLSIEEQLRENMSIEEFYNWLYDPTVFSVESSLKFDDVELYLLSPGQKGIVLLMLYLAIDKEDTRPLIIDQPEENLDSLSVCNDLIQYFRDRKIYRQIIMVTHNPNLVVNTDSEQVIIAEYRGKETPRLRYTSGSLENQAEKLPDIPVEDLEDGIIEQVCDILEGGETAFSNRKRKYQLSDKAKNL, encoded by the coding sequence ATGAGTAATGATCACCAATTTACATTTTCAAGAGGCTCTGAATGGCGCAAGTGGGATTTGCATCTGCATACTCCGAAGTCAATCTGTCAGGACTATGGAGGTGACACGACAAGTGTGTGGGATGCATTCATTAACAAGATTGCCTCTCTTCCTCCCGAAGTTCAAGTTTTGGGTATTACTGACTATCTTTTTGTCGACGGGTACGAACATTTACTTACGCGCCGCGATGAGATTCCAAACATAAAGCTGCTAATTCCCAATATCGAGTTTAGACTAAATACTTTCAGTGGCTCCGCCAACAGCCATCAGCGGCATAACTTTCACATTCTCTTCAGCCCATTTGTTGAAGTCAATGATATAAAGGATCAACTCCTCAATTGCCTCTCTAGTGGATATAAGCTTGATGACAATACTGAATGGCGGCAAACACCGACACGTAGATCACTCGAGGATCTGGGAAGACAGATGAAAGCGAATGCGCCGGTGGGCAACACCATCCACCAAAAAAGCGACCTTCAGGTTGGATTCCAGAATATCACGTATAAGCTTGATGATATACTTAAGCTGTTAGAGAAATCCTGTTTCACTGGTAAATACGTTCTTGGCGTGGGCTATTCTGAGTGGGACCAGTCAAGATGGGACCAATCAGCGGCTGAGAAGCGGAATCTGATAAACAAAAGCCACTTCAGCATGACTTGCGTGGACGATCCCGAAAAAATAGAAGAACATCGTGATGACCTGCGTTCCAATAGTCTCAATTCGTTAGTCCTGCATGCCTCCGACTCCCATAATATAGATCGCGTTGGTAAGACACTTCAGTGGATAAAAGCCGATCCGACGTTCACCGGCCTGAAGCAAGTACTTAACGAACCAATAGCGAGAGTTTTTGTTGGCAACACACCCCCGAACTATAAACCTGACCATAAAGTCATCAAGAGGATTATAGTCAAAACATCTAGCAATTGGTTTGATGAAGACTATTCAATTGATCTCAATAGGGACTTGGTGACCATAATTGGTGGGCGTGGCTCAGGGAAGTCAGCTTTGGCAGAGGCAATTGCATATGGTGCTGGCAGTAAGGACAACCGCGCAGAAGCATTTCTAAACAAAGCTGCAAAACACAAGGAATCAATAACCGGAACTTCCATTGAACTGGAATGGGCTGATAAATCAGTTACTGAATTTCAAGTTGGTAAGCTCGACTCCGATAGAGGACTGGTTCGTTATTTACCCCAGGGAGCCGTCGAAGAATTGTGCTCACCACAACATGTTGGTGAACTACAGGATCAGATCGAAAATGTCATTTTTCAGTCCTTGGAACCTGGGGACAAGCTTGGTGCGTCCGGGTTTGCTGAGCTACAGAAGAAATCACTGAGACAATTTGCTCTTGAGAAAGATCGGTTAGTCACGAAAATACGAGATATCAATAAAGACATTGCTCAAATCACTAACCTCGTTAAGAATCAATCGACTAAGCAAAAACTGCTCGATAAGAAGAAGACAGAATTGGAGCAACTACTAAAAACTCTTCCGACGCTTCCAGATGAAGACAAGGAGGCTCAGGACCAGTTATCGGACCTCGAGGAGCAAAAGTCTCTGATTGAAGATATTATTGCTGAAAAGCAACAACTATTGGTAAATGTATCCGAGGTTGAGTCTAGGGTAGCTGTATTTCAGTTTGCTATAGACGAGTTTAAGGAAGAGATCAAGACTCTATTGGCATCAGCAGGTATGCCGAGGTCAAAAGAATTTGACGTAACGCTTGACGCTAGAGGTGTTGCAGGAGTTATAGATGAAAGGCGAAAAGCTCTCAATGGCGAGATAGAAACAATACGTCAAGGTGCGAAGAAAGATGTGGCTTCTCTAGTTGGTATTGTGGAAGATAATTTGCTGGCAAAGAATCTAGAAGAGCTAAGCACTGCTATTGAAAAAAAGGCTAAAGAGACGAAAGCATTTGAGACCCTCAAGTTGAAATACCAGCGGCAAAAGAAGTTAATACAAACCAGCAACGCCAGTATCAAATCTCTGGAGTTGGAAATTGAGGCGATCACAAAAGAGCAGATTCCAAGAAAGTCTATTCTCGAAACGGAAAGGCAGACACATTACAAGTCGTTCTTCAACGTGTTGTCTCGCGAGAAGAAGAAGATTGAGCAACTATATAAACCATTACAAGACTCGCTCTCCCATGGTTCTACTACAAAAAGGCAACTCGTTTTTGAGGCCACAGTACGGTACGACTTATCGACGCATAACAGGACAGGATTAGATATTATTGATAGGACACGTAAGGGGAATTATAGAGACCTGCCTGCTTTACGAACAAAGCTTGAAACTTCCTGGGATAATTGCACTAAACAAGGATCAACAGATAGTGCCCTTGTTGAAAGACTGACTGATATCGAGGATTCTTTCAAGAAGATGGACGGCGATGACCTTTCGATTGAAGAACAGCTGAGGGAGAATATGTCGATTGAGGAGTTTTACAATTGGCTCTATGACCCAACGGTGTTCAGCGTTGAATCATCACTTAAATTTGACGATGTGGAGTTGTATCTATTGTCTCCGGGTCAAAAAGGAATCGTTCTGCTGATGCTATATCTTGCCATTGACAAAGAAGATACCAGACCGCTGATAATAGATCAACCAGAGGAGAATCTGGACAGCTTGTCAGTGTGTAATGATTTGATTCAGTATTTCAGAGACAGGAAGATATACCGGCAGATCATTATGGTTACGCATAATCCCAACTTAGTAGTTAATACTGATTCAGAGCAGGTGATCATTGCCGAATACAGAGGCAAAGAGACTCCACGACTTCGCTACACTTCGGGTTCACTGGAGAATCAGGCGGAAAAACTTCCTGATATTCCTGTTGAAGATCTGGAGGATGGTATTATTGAGCAGGTGTGTGATATTCTAGAGGGTGGGGAGACCGCGTTTAGTAATAGGAAGAGAAAATATCAGCTTTCCGATAAAGCTAAGAATTTGTAG
- a CDS encoding recombinase family protein, with translation MNHVTIYARKSTESEDKQVMSIESQVKELKAHAKRMNWIVDRVLTESKSAKAPGRPVFNQLYEYMEQNKLNELLCWKLDRLARNPVDGGALIWAMEENKLTHIHTPQRSFFNSGNDKFWLQLEFGMAKKYIDDLSDNVKRGLKAKLEKGWYPTQAPLGYKNKLEDHTIIPDPKRFNIIRKMWDLILTGGYTVPQVLDIGNNKFGLRSRMYRSGGGNPISRSTIYYIFSNPFYYGMFEYHGKLYTGNHKPMVTKKEFDKVQSIIHAPITTRPKQYTFQYTGLMRCGECGASVTAEHKTNRFGSKYVYYHCTKRKTTCSQKYIQEEQLNDQFESFMNLITYDQFLLEFMLKISESQQDPQEEDNKMEIASLKKRIAHNEKNTSELLTIKLRGLLNDADFLSKKQELEKERELLGRRIKNAIEGYDKAKNETIDTFRFMTMLRKTFTTGTIEEKKGVVRDIGSNLILLDKKLLIEAKEPYDIIFNHIESIKPYNIRFEPLIHGLPNGKNPALNEAISKTRGLVDEVRTFYLNSDSCPQSGGSSG, from the coding sequence ATGAATCACGTAACAATATACGCAAGAAAATCTACTGAATCAGAAGATAAGCAAGTAATGTCAATCGAATCCCAGGTCAAGGAATTGAAAGCACATGCCAAGCGGATGAATTGGATCGTAGATAGAGTGCTGACGGAAAGCAAGTCAGCTAAAGCTCCAGGCAGACCTGTATTCAATCAACTCTATGAATACATGGAGCAAAACAAGCTGAATGAATTGCTCTGCTGGAAGCTGGACAGGTTGGCGCGTAATCCTGTTGACGGTGGTGCTCTCATCTGGGCAATGGAGGAAAATAAGCTCACCCATATTCATACACCGCAACGGTCATTCTTCAATTCCGGGAATGACAAGTTTTGGCTACAGCTGGAATTTGGCATGGCAAAAAAATACATTGATGACCTGAGTGATAATGTGAAGCGTGGTCTTAAGGCGAAATTAGAGAAGGGATGGTATCCTACACAGGCACCGCTTGGATACAAAAACAAGCTTGAGGATCATACAATTATCCCCGACCCTAAACGATTCAATATTATTCGCAAAATGTGGGATTTGATATTGACGGGAGGATACACCGTACCGCAGGTATTGGACATCGGAAATAACAAATTTGGCTTGCGCTCCCGAATGTATAGGTCGGGTGGCGGCAACCCAATTAGTCGTTCAACCATTTACTACATATTTTCAAATCCATTCTACTATGGAATGTTTGAATACCACGGGAAACTATATACAGGCAACCATAAGCCTATGGTTACCAAAAAAGAATTCGACAAGGTACAAAGTATTATTCACGCACCGATAACAACAAGACCAAAGCAATACACATTTCAATATACTGGACTAATGCGATGCGGTGAATGTGGTGCCTCGGTGACTGCCGAACATAAAACGAATCGCTTTGGAAGCAAATATGTCTATTACCATTGCACAAAGCGAAAAACAACGTGTTCACAAAAATATATCCAAGAGGAGCAACTGAATGACCAGTTTGAGTCCTTCATGAATCTAATCACATATGACCAATTCCTTCTGGAATTCATGCTTAAGATTAGTGAATCGCAACAAGACCCTCAGGAGGAAGATAACAAAATGGAAATAGCTTCTCTAAAAAAGAGAATTGCCCACAATGAAAAAAACACGTCGGAATTGCTAACAATCAAGCTGAGAGGTCTTTTGAATGATGCTGACTTTTTATCAAAAAAACAAGAATTGGAAAAGGAACGAGAGCTTCTGGGTCGCAGGATCAAAAATGCTATAGAAGGCTACGACAAAGCAAAAAACGAAACAATAGATACTTTTAGATTCATGACAATGTTGAGAAAGACATTCACAACAGGGACAATTGAAGAGAAAAAAGGAGTCGTCCGTGACATCGGTTCGAACCTTATCTTATTGGACAAAAAACTGCTAATAGAAGCCAAAGAACCGTACGATATAATTTTCAATCACATAGAATCCATTAAACCCTATAATATCCGGTTCGAACCCCTAATTCATGGCTTACCTAACGGAAAAAACCCCGCTTTAAACGAGGCTATTTCCAAGACTCGGGGATTAGTGGACGAAGTTCGCACCTTTTATCTCAATTCAGACAGTTGTCCACAAAGTGGTGGTAGTTCCGGATAG
- a CDS encoding helix-turn-helix domain-containing protein — protein MSCDLKKIKTNQIRRYRLRRYLRQRDVSKLLRIKHNTDLYRWETGHQLPTLINALKLSAALKCPVELLFSDHFKQIQLDMYGERMEMTTTAL, from the coding sequence ATGTCCTGCGATCTTAAAAAAATTAAGACCAATCAAATCCGAAGGTACCGCTTGAGGCGGTATCTTCGGCAGCGGGACGTTTCAAAACTGCTACGTATCAAGCACAACACCGACCTGTATCGTTGGGAAACCGGTCATCAACTACCTACCCTGATTAACGCGCTCAAGCTATCTGCCGCGCTCAAATGTCCCGTCGAGCTGTTGTTTTCCGACCACTTCAAACAGATTCAGTTGGACATGTACGGCGAGCGGATGGAGATGACTACTACTGCTTTATAA
- a CDS encoding replication-relaxation family protein has translation MSKPTQQKRLSRYVPDKGAFPDLILRDRDYKILRLVYDHRFLSSELIWHLLQTGDVSSGVSYAVGSDGKQRPAQYGFGRQALSKRLKQLFNARYLERHYITDEPMGRGHGSPRAIYGLGPACPKILEERHDIPIKITRRIIESNKVKSLFLKHALGVATFRATLELACERHSDEAKLLFWEQGDCIRDFVIGENEEGEDERIPVHADAFFGLEVVGAGRTHFFLEIDRGTEPIASSKQRTDIRRKLIGYRLYRKSKKFPKRYAYRQLPNGQIVGLDIRADQSNEGRHMITGFQVLFVTPGAIRQDKTLSGRIASIFAEFASMGKFYVTNSLFWFTSPDSIDITEPDRMFSKCWITANPQNDLMSMVE, from the coding sequence ATGAGCAAACCCACCCAACAGAAACGACTCTCGCGATATGTCCCAGATAAAGGGGCTTTCCCTGATTTGATTTTGAGAGACCGGGATTACAAGATCCTTAGGCTGGTCTATGACCATCGGTTCTTGAGCAGTGAGTTAATCTGGCATTTACTTCAGACGGGTGATGTATCAAGCGGCGTTTCCTACGCCGTTGGCTCGGACGGCAAACAGCGACCAGCGCAATACGGTTTCGGCAGACAGGCCCTGTCCAAGCGGTTAAAACAGCTTTTTAACGCCCGATATCTGGAACGCCATTACATCACCGACGAGCCAATGGGCAGAGGGCATGGCTCGCCGCGAGCCATTTACGGTCTTGGACCGGCCTGCCCGAAGATTCTTGAAGAACGGCACGATATTCCGATCAAAATAACTCGGCGGATTATCGAGAGTAATAAGGTCAAATCTCTGTTTTTGAAGCACGCTCTGGGTGTGGCTACATTCCGGGCAACGCTGGAACTCGCCTGCGAACGCCATAGTGACGAAGCCAAACTCCTGTTTTGGGAACAGGGCGATTGTATCAGGGATTTCGTGATTGGCGAGAACGAGGAGGGCGAGGATGAGCGAATTCCAGTCCATGCCGATGCTTTTTTCGGTCTGGAAGTCGTTGGAGCGGGAAGAACACACTTTTTCTTGGAAATCGACCGAGGTACCGAACCTATCGCATCGTCAAAACAGCGAACCGATATCCGGCGGAAACTAATCGGGTATCGGTTATATCGCAAATCGAAGAAGTTTCCGAAGCGTTATGCCTACCGCCAATTGCCAAATGGTCAAATTGTCGGGCTCGATATTCGTGCCGATCAATCGAATGAAGGTCGTCACATGATTACGGGATTTCAGGTGCTCTTCGTGACACCCGGAGCGATAAGGCAAGATAAGACATTGTCGGGTCGTATTGCGAGTATCTTTGCTGAATTCGCCTCAATGGGGAAATTCTATGTGACCAATTCGCTGTTTTGGTTTACTTCGCCAGACTCGATTGATATTACTGAGCCGGATCGAATGTTCTCAAAATGTTGGATAACGGCTAATCCGCAAAACGACCTGATGAGTATGGTGGAGTAA
- a CDS encoding ArdC family protein, which produces MKNNKAKEMIENALTSLTESLEAGQSDELKKYLQTMSRFHRYSFGNILLIALQKPEATHVAGFHTWKKLGRFVKKGANGIVIIAPLVYKKETVEENDNRSDVAPVNGFKAVYVFDISQTDGNELPEFARVQGDPARYQEKLFNFISANGITLEYSDTLRADGRSGGGKIVIRSGLSPAQDFSVKVHELAHEFLHHTGEPLSKTQKETEAEAVAYVVCQSIGLDTNSAFSDYIQLYKGNKDTLIASIQRIKDISGKILDALA; this is translated from the coding sequence ATGAAAAACAACAAAGCAAAAGAAATGATTGAAAACGCTCTCACTTCATTGACCGAGTCTCTCGAAGCCGGTCAGAGTGATGAGCTGAAGAAGTATCTTCAGACGATGAGTCGATTCCATCGCTACAGCTTCGGAAATATTCTGCTCATCGCTCTGCAGAAGCCGGAGGCCACTCATGTCGCCGGATTTCACACTTGGAAGAAGCTTGGCCGGTTCGTCAAAAAAGGCGCCAACGGCATCGTTATCATCGCGCCATTGGTTTATAAAAAGGAAACGGTTGAAGAAAATGATAACCGTTCCGATGTCGCTCCAGTTAACGGATTCAAAGCCGTTTACGTTTTTGACATCAGTCAAACCGACGGAAACGAATTGCCTGAATTCGCCCGGGTGCAAGGTGATCCTGCCCGTTATCAGGAAAAGCTGTTTAATTTTATTTCCGCTAACGGCATTACTCTTGAGTATTCGGACACCTTGCGGGCTGACGGCCGTTCCGGCGGCGGCAAAATCGTTATCCGCTCCGGTTTGTCACCGGCTCAAGACTTCAGTGTGAAAGTCCACGAATTGGCTCATGAGTTTCTCCATCACACCGGTGAGCCGCTGTCCAAGACTCAGAAGGAGACTGAGGCTGAAGCGGTTGCCTATGTGGTCTGTCAGTCCATTGGTCTTGATACCAATTCCGCTTTCAGCGACTACATCCAGCTCTACAAAGGCAACAAAGACACGCTCATCGCCTCAATCCAGCGCATCAAGGATATTTCCGGGAAAATCCTCGACGCTTTGGCATAG